In Desulfurobacteriaceae bacterium, a single genomic region encodes these proteins:
- the hisZ gene encoding ATP phosphoribosyltransferase regulatory subunit, which translates to MVKTEIPKGFKTLLQDETKVREAIQRKIEKVVSLWGYREISPPTIEYLSTFKIVGEDLEEVSFKLVDRFTGKLMAVRPDFTPQVAKIVASSFKDDEPPFRFFYKGKIFRDIDSDREQFQFGIELIGVPHVEADAEIVAIVVNVLENLGLKSFQIDIGSSEFIEGVIEELEIDDKDTFIKLLRHKDLSGIEIFIEERGIENDKKRKIEVLLELYGKEEVLDEALKIFKNEKSQKAVLSLKEMVSILKTYGFEKKVIFDLSEKRGMEYHTGVTFEVFHPLFGFSLGGGGRYNELLAKFGRPLPATGIALNIDAIQELLEKKGVLKASQKLDFYIVDLKKELFKAHKIAKTLRKKGYSVARDIVERDLKSSLKVAFNKGYEKVIVLNAEGLKEDECLLFVREKQEPIKITIDELTNSF; encoded by the coding sequence ATGGTAAAGACAGAAATACCCAAAGGTTTTAAAACCCTTTTGCAGGATGAAACAAAGGTTAGAGAGGCAATACAAAGAAAAATAGAAAAAGTTGTATCCCTTTGGGGATATAGGGAAATTTCTCCTCCCACTATAGAGTACCTTTCCACCTTTAAGATTGTAGGTGAAGACCTTGAAGAAGTGAGTTTTAAACTTGTAGACAGGTTTACAGGAAAGTTAATGGCTGTTAGACCAGACTTCACTCCTCAAGTTGCAAAAATTGTTGCATCTTCTTTTAAAGATGATGAACCCCCTTTTAGATTTTTTTACAAGGGAAAAATCTTTAGAGACATAGACTCCGATAGAGAACAGTTTCAGTTTGGTATAGAACTTATAGGAGTCCCACACGTTGAAGCCGACGCTGAAATAGTAGCGATCGTTGTAAACGTCTTGGAGAACTTAGGATTAAAGTCTTTTCAGATAGATATAGGAAGCAGTGAATTTATAGAAGGAGTAATTGAAGAACTTGAGATAGATGACAAAGATACCTTCATAAAACTTTTAAGACACAAAGATTTATCGGGAATTGAGATTTTTATTGAAGAAAGAGGAATAGAAAACGACAAAAAGAGAAAAATAGAAGTCCTTTTAGAACTTTACGGCAAGGAAGAGGTCTTAGACGAAGCTTTGAAAATTTTTAAAAATGAAAAATCCCAAAAAGCTGTCCTTTCCTTAAAGGAGATGGTTTCCATTCTCAAGACTTATGGATTTGAGAAAAAGGTAATCTTTGACCTTTCAGAGAAAAGAGGAATGGAATATCATACAGGGGTTACTTTTGAAGTTTTTCATCCTCTTTTTGGCTTCTCTCTTGGTGGTGGAGGAAGATACAACGAACTTTTAGCAAAGTTTGGAAGACCTCTCCCTGCAACGGGAATAGCTTTAAACATAGATGCTATACAAGAACTTTTGGAAAAAAAAGGAGTGTTAAAGGCAAGCCAGAAGCTTGACTTTTACATAGTTGATCTAAAAAAAGAGCTTTTCAAAGCACACAAGATCGCCAAAACCTTGAGAAAGAAAGGATACTCTGTTGCAAGGGACATTGTAGAACGGGATTTAAAAAGCTCTTTGAAAGTAGCCTTCAATAAAGGTTATGAAAAAGTTATTGTCCTAAACGCTGAAGGATTAAAAGAGGATGAGTGTCTACTCTTTGTAAGGGAAAAGCAAGAACCTATTAAAATAACAATTGACGAACTTACCAATAGCTTTTGA
- the thrC gene encoding threonine synthase — protein sequence MKKWRGVIEEFRDFLPVSEKTPVITLLEGNTPLIKANNLANEIKPGIKLYLKFEGLNPTGSFKDRGMTMAVSKAVEEGAKAVICASTGNTSASAAAYAAKAGLKAVVLIPEGKIALGKLSQAVMYGANVVQIKGNFDEALEIVREIGAEYPITIVNSINPYRLQGQKTAAFEVCQQLGRAPDYHFIPVGNAGNITAYWMGYKEYFKAGKVDSKPKMCGWQAAGAAPIVLGHPVKNPETIATAIRIGNPASWEGAVNAAKESGGFIDMVTDEEILEAYRLVARTEGIFCEPASAASIAGVIKCAREKGMFEKGDVIVCTLTGHGLKDPDTAMSIGVEPLTLPADKNEIVKALGL from the coding sequence ATGAAAAAGTGGAGAGGTGTTATAGAAGAGTTTAGAGATTTTTTACCCGTTTCTGAAAAAACACCTGTAATAACACTACTTGAAGGAAATACTCCACTTATTAAAGCGAACAATCTTGCAAATGAGATAAAGCCAGGAATAAAACTTTATCTAAAGTTTGAAGGTCTTAACCCTACCGGTTCTTTTAAAGATAGAGGAATGACTATGGCCGTTTCAAAGGCCGTTGAAGAAGGTGCAAAAGCAGTAATTTGCGCTTCCACCGGAAATACATCCGCTTCTGCCGCAGCGTACGCAGCAAAGGCGGGTCTAAAAGCAGTTGTTTTAATTCCTGAAGGAAAAATAGCACTTGGAAAGCTTTCTCAGGCAGTAATGTATGGAGCAAATGTTGTTCAGATAAAAGGAAACTTTGACGAAGCTCTTGAAATAGTTAGAGAAATTGGAGCTGAATATCCGATTACAATTGTTAACTCCATAAATCCTTACAGACTCCAAGGACAAAAAACTGCTGCGTTTGAAGTTTGCCAGCAACTTGGAAGAGCTCCAGATTACCACTTCATTCCTGTAGGGAATGCTGGAAACATCACAGCTTACTGGATGGGATATAAAGAATATTTTAAAGCCGGTAAAGTTGACTCAAAACCTAAAATGTGTGGTTGGCAGGCTGCTGGAGCTGCACCAATCGTTCTTGGACATCCTGTGAAAAATCCTGAAACCATAGCTACTGCTATTAGAATTGGAAATCCTGCAAGCTGGGAAGGAGCTGTTAACGCTGCTAAAGAATCTGGCGGTTTCATAGATATGGTAACGGATGAAGAAATCTTAGAAGCTTACAGACTTGTGGCAAGAACTGAAGGAATCTTTTGCGAACCTGCATCTGCTGCTTCAATTGCTGGAGTAATAAAGTGTGCAAGAGAGAAAGGAATGTTTGAAAAAGGCGACGTAATAGTTTGCACGCTCACAGGACACGGACTTAAAGATCCAGATACCGCGATGTCCATTGGAGTAGAACCACTTACTTTACCAGCAGACAAGAACGAAATAGTAAAGGCATTGGGACTGTAA
- the dapA gene encoding 4-hydroxy-tetrahydrodipicolinate synthase, protein MFEGIYVAIPTPFKNGKVDEKALKDHLNFLIENGVDGIVPCGTTGESATLSYEEHEEVIALTVEECRGKVKVIAGTGSNSTEEAIRLTKFAEKIGADGALLITPYYNKPNQEGLYLHFKKVAESVNIPIVLYNVPGRTGVNMLPETVARLSEIENIVAIKEATGDMNVTTEIVRLCGEKITVLSGDDLTFFPLLSVGAKGVISVTANIVPGKMVKMYKNFVDGKIKEAMDLHFEIYPLSKVLFIDTNPIPVKTALYFMGRMEKEFRLPLCPTSIEKEAKIREVLTNLGVI, encoded by the coding sequence ATGTTTGAGGGCATTTACGTTGCCATTCCAACGCCTTTTAAAAATGGAAAAGTTGATGAGAAGGCTTTAAAGGATCATTTAAATTTCCTAATAGAAAATGGAGTTGATGGAATTGTTCCTTGTGGAACAACAGGTGAGAGTGCAACTCTTTCTTACGAAGAACATGAAGAGGTAATAGCTTTAACGGTTGAGGAGTGTAGAGGAAAAGTAAAAGTTATTGCTGGAACAGGTTCAAACTCCACTGAAGAAGCCATAAGACTTACAAAGTTTGCAGAAAAAATAGGGGCTGATGGTGCTCTTCTTATAACTCCTTACTATAACAAACCTAACCAGGAAGGACTCTACTTACACTTTAAAAAGGTAGCTGAATCTGTAAACATTCCAATAGTTCTTTATAACGTTCCTGGAAGAACTGGCGTTAACATGCTACCAGAAACTGTGGCAAGACTTTCTGAAATAGAAAACATAGTAGCGATAAAAGAAGCAACAGGCGATATGAACGTAACAACCGAGATAGTTAGACTTTGTGGAGAAAAAATAACAGTCCTTTCAGGAGATGACTTAACATTCTTCCCTCTCCTTTCTGTTGGGGCAAAAGGTGTAATTTCCGTTACTGCTAACATCGTTCCTGGCAAAATGGTTAAAATGTACAAAAACTTCGTAGATGGAAAAATAAAAGAAGCAATGGATCTCCACTTTGAAATTTATCCACTTTCAAAAGTTCTCTTTATAGACACAAACCCAATTCCTGTTAAAACTGCCCTTTACTTTATGGGAAGAATGGAGAAGGAATTTAGGCTTCCATTGTGTCCTACTTCCATAGAGAAGGAAGCTAAAATTAGAGAGGTTTTAACCAACTTAGGAGTTATATGA
- a CDS encoding protoglobin domain-containing protein: MAISDYRDLERLFHYFEIREKDRKNMQFLGKILLPYEEEFAEAFYNNLMKFEDIKEYLPKDKIDRLKQTIKEWYRKLFSGNYDSEYLLYLLRVAKVHVEEAIPPHYIIIAMNFVGRFCTRRVARFFSQQAKEFLNSKERTDKYHDGEKEIIEDFILDEVFERMEDLNRSLRKFLALNEDILFSYYIDSELRTLLNATKLERFTISFSKKFAIFMDIAILLGLMFLAIFVIGLFAMDISHIFHGNLAHGLIAALGDLLILWTVLELLNSEIKFMLGGELAVSAFVSVALAATIREALVASLEHTKPIEFKLGIGALILILGIVFGIVKWFELKKEKKRG; this comes from the coding sequence ATGGCAATTTCAGACTATAGGGACTTGGAAAGGCTTTTCCATTACTTTGAGATAAGGGAAAAGGATAGAAAGAATATGCAATTTTTGGGAAAGATTCTTTTACCTTACGAAGAGGAGTTTGCAGAAGCTTTCTACAATAACTTGATGAAATTTGAGGACATAAAAGAGTACTTACCGAAAGATAAGATAGATAGACTTAAACAGACAATAAAAGAGTGGTACAGAAAGCTTTTTTCCGGAAACTATGATTCTGAGTACCTTCTTTATCTTCTTAGGGTAGCTAAAGTTCACGTGGAGGAAGCGATACCTCCTCACTACATCATTATTGCTATGAACTTTGTTGGAAGATTTTGTACAAGAAGAGTGGCAAGATTTTTCTCTCAGCAAGCTAAGGAATTTCTAAATAGTAAAGAAAGAACTGATAAATATCACGATGGGGAAAAGGAAATAATAGAAGACTTTATCCTAGATGAAGTTTTTGAAAGGATGGAAGACTTAAACAGGTCTTTACGGAAGTTTTTAGCTTTAAATGAAGATATTTTGTTTTCCTACTATATAGATTCAGAGCTTAGAACGCTCCTAAATGCAACAAAACTAGAAAGGTTTACTATTTCTTTTAGTAAAAAGTTCGCAATATTTATGGATATTGCTATTCTTTTGGGGCTTATGTTCCTTGCAATCTTTGTAATCGGTCTGTTTGCTATGGATATATCTCACATATTCCACGGAAACCTTGCTCACGGTCTTATTGCTGCTCTTGGTGATCTTCTAATCTTGTGGACAGTACTAGAGCTTCTTAACAGTGAAATCAAGTTTATGCTTGGTGGAGAGCTTGCTGTTAGTGCTTTTGTAAGTGTTGCTCTTGCTGCTACCATTAGAGAAGCGTTGGTTGCCTCACTCGAACACACAAAACCTATAGAGTTTAAGTTGGGAATAGGTGCCTTAATACTCATTCTAGGAATAGTTTTTGGAATAGTTAAATGGTTTGAATTGAAAAAAGAGAAAAAGAGGGGTTAA
- the dapB gene encoding 4-hydroxy-tetrahydrodipicolinate reductase yields the protein MVKVAVLGAEGRMGNLIANLVLEDKDLKLVGVTEKPDSNVIGKDFVKGVKFYSSIREIPEKPDVIIDFTTPAATLSLLEEAKDLNIALVIGTTGFKKEEKKKIEEVAKFIPIVFSPNMSLGVNLLFKLVAEVTKALKDKGYDIEIFEIHHRFKKDAPSGTAMRLAEIIAENLGKDLDEIAVYGRKGIVGERKQNELGVFAARMGDVVGDHTVFFATLGERLELTHRATSRETFARGAIVAAKWVVGKEPGLYNMFDVLGI from the coding sequence ATGGTTAAAGTAGCTGTTCTTGGTGCTGAAGGAAGAATGGGAAACTTAATTGCAAATCTTGTTTTAGAAGATAAAGATCTAAAGCTTGTTGGAGTTACAGAAAAGCCAGATTCTAACGTTATAGGGAAAGACTTTGTAAAGGGTGTAAAGTTTTATTCTTCCATAAGAGAAATACCGGAAAAACCAGATGTTATTATTGACTTTACTACTCCTGCTGCAACTCTTTCCCTTTTAGAAGAAGCAAAAGATTTAAATATTGCTCTTGTTATAGGGACAACGGGTTTTAAAAAAGAGGAAAAGAAGAAGATAGAGGAAGTGGCGAAGTTTATTCCAATTGTTTTCTCTCCTAATATGAGTCTTGGGGTAAACCTCCTTTTTAAACTTGTCGCTGAAGTTACGAAAGCCCTAAAAGACAAAGGGTATGATATTGAAATATTTGAAATTCACCATAGGTTCAAAAAGGATGCTCCTTCTGGAACTGCAATGAGGCTTGCTGAAATAATTGCTGAAAACCTTGGAAAGGATTTGGATGAGATAGCCGTTTACGGTAGAAAAGGGATTGTTGGAGAAAGAAAACAAAATGAACTTGGAGTTTTTGCTGCAAGAATGGGAGACGTTGTTGGAGACCATACGGTATTTTTTGCAACACTTGGGGAAAGACTTGAACTTACCCATAGAGCTACAAGTCGTGAGACTTTCGCGAGAGGAGCGATAGTCGCTGCAAAGTGGGTTGTAGGTAAAGAACCGGGACTTTACAACATGTTTGATGTTTTGGGGATTTGA
- the hisA gene encoding 1-(5-phosphoribosyl)-5-[(5-phosphoribosylamino)methylideneamino]imidazole-4-carboxamide isomerase, with product MFEVIPAVDIKGGKCVRLYQGRADQEKVYFENPVEVAKKWKSEGARRIHVVDLDGAFEGIPKNIKIVEEIVKSVSVPIQFGGGVRTIEALDRLFSIGVDRVVVGTVAVEEPELFERMVKKYPGKIVLGIDAKGGMVTARGWVEVTKIPAIELAKKYDEMDIWGFVYTDISRDGTLTSPNFEEVEKFAKSVKKPVIASGGVSKLEDIIKLSGIKNVVGAIVGKALYEGKISLRECLENLGV from the coding sequence ATGTTTGAAGTCATTCCAGCAGTTGACATAAAAGGCGGAAAATGTGTAAGGCTCTATCAGGGAAGAGCTGATCAGGAGAAGGTCTATTTTGAGAACCCTGTTGAAGTTGCCAAAAAGTGGAAAAGTGAAGGAGCTAGAAGAATTCACGTTGTTGATCTTGATGGGGCTTTTGAAGGAATTCCAAAGAACATAAAAATTGTTGAGGAAATAGTGAAAAGTGTTAGTGTCCCAATTCAGTTTGGGGGAGGAGTTAGAACTATTGAAGCTTTGGATAGGCTTTTCTCAATTGGAGTCGATAGAGTCGTTGTTGGGACTGTTGCAGTAGAAGAACCAGAACTTTTTGAAAGAATGGTCAAAAAGTATCCAGGAAAGATTGTTCTTGGAATAGATGCAAAAGGCGGAATGGTTACAGCAAGAGGTTGGGTTGAAGTAACGAAGATACCTGCAATTGAGCTTGCTAAAAAGTACGACGAAATGGATATATGGGGCTTTGTTTATACGGACATTTCAAGAGATGGAACTTTAACAAGTCCAAACTTTGAAGAAGTGGAGAAGTTTGCAAAAAGCGTTAAAAAGCCTGTAATAGCCTCTGGTGGCGTTTCTAAACTGGAGGATATCATCAAACTTTCAGGGATTAAGAATGTGGTTGGAGCAATAGTAGGTAAGGCTCTTTATGAAGGGAAAATATCTTTAAGGGAATGTCTTGAAAATTTAGGAGTTTAA
- the rsmH gene encoding 16S rRNA (cytosine(1402)-N(4))-methyltransferase RsmH, whose amino-acid sequence MEKEIYHPPVLLKESIEYLKAKEGGIFVDATLGGGGHTEAILKANPKNKVIAIDRDEEAIERAMKRLEKYQDRISIYHANFSQIGEVLEAEGIEEVNGVLFDLGVSHFHLRGNRGFTVWEEQPLDMRMDKRQKLTAKDVVNELSEKELADIIFRYGEEKFARKIAREIVRRRKKKPIETTLELAKIVEEVIPKKLWVGRKKHPAIKTFQAIRIYVNKEFQEIEEGIPEAANYVACNGRIAVITFHSLEDRLVKSILRNLEGFRVVTKKPVEPTEEEIRENPASRSAKLRVVEKKC is encoded by the coding sequence ATGGAAAAGGAAATATACCACCCGCCGGTTCTTTTAAAGGAATCAATAGAATACTTAAAAGCTAAGGAAGGAGGAATCTTTGTTGATGCTACTTTAGGTGGAGGAGGTCATACAGAAGCAATTTTAAAGGCAAATCCTAAAAACAAGGTTATCGCAATAGATAGAGATGAAGAAGCAATTGAGAGGGCAATGAAAAGACTTGAAAAATACCAAGACAGAATTTCTATCTACCACGCGAACTTTTCCCAAATTGGAGAAGTCCTTGAAGCTGAAGGAATAGAGGAAGTAAATGGAGTCCTTTTTGACCTTGGGGTTTCCCATTTCCACTTAAGAGGGAACAGAGGTTTTACAGTTTGGGAAGAACAACCTCTTGATATGAGAATGGACAAAAGGCAAAAACTTACTGCAAAGGATGTGGTCAATGAACTTTCTGAAAAGGAACTTGCCGATATTATCTTTAGATATGGAGAGGAGAAATTTGCAAGAAAAATCGCTAGGGAAATTGTAAGAAGAAGAAAGAAGAAACCAATTGAAACAACCTTAGAACTTGCAAAAATCGTTGAAGAGGTTATTCCAAAAAAACTTTGGGTAGGTAGAAAGAAACATCCAGCAATTAAAACATTCCAAGCTATAAGGATATACGTAAACAAAGAATTTCAAGAAATAGAAGAAGGAATTCCTGAAGCTGCAAACTATGTTGCCTGTAACGGTAGGATAGCCGTTATAACCTTTCATTCCTTAGAAGATAGGCTTGTAAAAAGCATCTTAAGAAACCTTGAAGGGTTTAGAGTAGTAACAAAGAAACCTGTAGAACCAACGGAAGAAGAAATAAGAGAAAATCCTGCATCAAGAAGTGCAAAATTAAGGGTAGTGGAAAAAAAGTGCTAA
- a CDS encoding outer membrane beta-barrel protein yields MRNLVRFLITLSILLASTLGSYGEEEKLKTSFILSVSGFKDKEGDDIKFTDTILRLYKKEDQISFDVGLGSIVQPSVSGWSDKENISTVGDKFGIVWGYLTLKPLEKLKVDVGAFGSLVGYTTGATFYNPNISFSFLGCSQPFFYRAVRVTYQVEDDLSFYGTYARGKELNGNDNDHAHSFGVIGKEMGIDYVVSYFDYSAFKNIFDVVLSTSSDDFLFNYWEKVTLALNIDYQWLDGSSKDSFGFAFWVVPEKGRYSLPLRFEYENDFGGSNIFTNDGGYLYSITVTPTYKLSDTTKLRVEFVHSGGSISNDIVVFQVLYLLR; encoded by the coding sequence GTGAGAAATCTTGTAAGGTTTCTTATTACACTTTCCATCTTACTGGCTTCTACCTTAGGTTCTTATGGGGAAGAAGAAAAGCTTAAAACTTCGTTTATTCTTTCTGTTTCAGGTTTTAAAGATAAGGAAGGAGACGATATAAAGTTCACAGACACCATTTTAAGACTTTACAAGAAAGAAGATCAAATTTCTTTTGATGTTGGTTTGGGTTCCATAGTTCAACCTTCGGTTTCTGGCTGGAGTGATAAAGAAAATATTTCGACTGTTGGAGATAAATTCGGTATCGTATGGGGATATTTAACTTTAAAACCTTTGGAAAAGCTGAAAGTAGATGTTGGAGCTTTTGGTTCGTTAGTTGGTTATACTACGGGGGCTACCTTTTACAATCCGAACATATCTTTTAGCTTTCTTGGATGTTCTCAACCTTTCTTTTATAGGGCAGTAAGAGTTACCTATCAAGTAGAAGATGACCTTTCTTTCTACGGAACTTACGCAAGAGGGAAGGAGTTAAACGGGAACGATAATGACCACGCCCATTCTTTTGGGGTAATTGGAAAAGAAATGGGAATTGACTACGTTGTTTCTTACTTTGATTATTCAGCTTTCAAAAACATTTTTGATGTTGTCTTATCAACTTCTTCAGATGATTTCCTTTTTAACTACTGGGAGAAAGTTACTCTTGCTCTAAATATAGATTACCAGTGGCTTGACGGAAGTAGTAAGGATAGTTTCGGCTTTGCCTTTTGGGTAGTTCCTGAGAAAGGAAGATATTCCCTACCTTTAAGGTTTGAATATGAAAACGACTTTGGAGGCTCTAACATCTTTACCAATGACGGAGGATATCTTTACTCCATTACAGTTACTCCAACTTATAAGCTTTCTGATACAACAAAGCTAAGAGTAGAGTTTGTCCACTCGGGAGGTTCTATTTCTAACGACATAGTAGTTTTTCAGGTGCTCTACCTTTTAAGGTAG
- a CDS encoding lysophospholipid acyltransferase family protein — MESLTKSYPWVKRKKAYWIWLNTVGRLIATICRLRVFGRENIPENGKVLLVANHRSYLDPPLVAYAVKKRPVFFMAKSELFDMPVLGSLIKLWGNAFPVKRGKADLKALKTALEILEKEELVCIFPEGQRSPAGKFVRPKWGAGMVALKAKVPIVPCLIEGSEKLIGKEKLFSGVPKVSISFGKPFYIDLEDSKENYQKAADILMEKIKELRKWK; from the coding sequence ATGGAGTCCTTAACAAAAAGTTATCCTTGGGTAAAGAGAAAAAAGGCTTATTGGATTTGGCTTAATACGGTAGGAAGGTTAATAGCTACCATTTGTAGGTTAAGAGTATTTGGAAGAGAAAATATTCCTGAGAATGGGAAAGTTCTCCTTGTTGCAAATCATAGAAGTTATTTGGACCCTCCCCTTGTTGCTTACGCTGTAAAAAAAAGACCTGTCTTTTTCATGGCAAAGTCGGAACTTTTTGATATGCCAGTTTTGGGAAGTTTAATAAAACTTTGGGGGAATGCCTTCCCTGTAAAGAGGGGGAAAGCAGACTTAAAAGCTTTGAAAACTGCTTTGGAGATTTTGGAAAAAGAAGAACTTGTTTGTATTTTTCCTGAAGGGCAAAGATCTCCTGCTGGAAAGTTTGTAAGGCCTAAATGGGGCGCCGGAATGGTAGCTTTAAAAGCAAAGGTGCCTATTGTTCCCTGTCTTATAGAAGGAAGTGAGAAGCTGATAGGTAAGGAAAAACTATTTAGTGGTGTTCCAAAAGTTAGTATTAGCTTTGGAAAGCCTTTTTACATAGATTTAGAAGATAGTAAGGAAAACTACCAGAAAGCTGCTGATATACTTATGGAGAAGATAAAGGAGCTAAGGAAGTGGAAATAA
- the ispH gene encoding 4-hydroxy-3-methylbut-2-enyl diphosphate reductase yields the protein MEIKVAKSAGFCWGVKRAVNIAVNSIGKTAKTYCLGELIHNRREIERLQRLGMEFIEDMEKLEPGNTVVIRSHGVDPKVLDFLKRKGLSVVDTTCPFVKDVHDKVIKLEKEGYPVLILGNPNHPEVIGIAGHVKKNPMIVSSLKELEELPNFPKLGVVCQTTLNMNFFKEAISILSLKVKELKVYNTICKATSVRQKEARELAKSVDVMLIVGGRNSSNTTKLYQISKSVNERSYHIESKEEVSKSWFVGARSVGITAGASTPQWVIKEVIDYIKDLCKGGEISGRGICKTSGRELQTS from the coding sequence GTGGAAATAAAGGTAGCAAAAAGTGCTGGGTTTTGTTGGGGAGTAAAAAGGGCTGTAAACATTGCCGTTAATTCTATCGGAAAAACCGCCAAAACTTACTGCTTGGGTGAACTTATACATAACAGGCGGGAAATAGAAAGACTACAGAGACTTGGAATGGAATTCATTGAGGATATGGAAAAGTTGGAACCTGGTAATACGGTTGTAATCCGTTCTCATGGCGTAGATCCAAAAGTTTTGGATTTTTTAAAAAGAAAAGGACTAAGCGTTGTTGATACCACCTGTCCTTTTGTTAAAGACGTCCACGATAAAGTAATAAAGCTAGAGAAAGAAGGTTATCCCGTTCTAATCTTAGGAAATCCAAATCATCCAGAAGTAATAGGGATTGCTGGACATGTGAAGAAAAATCCGATGATAGTAAGTTCTCTTAAGGAACTTGAGGAACTGCCAAACTTTCCTAAACTTGGAGTTGTTTGCCAAACGACTCTTAATATGAACTTTTTCAAAGAAGCCATTTCTATTCTATCCTTGAAAGTTAAGGAGCTAAAGGTTTACAATACTATATGTAAAGCTACTTCAGTAAGACAAAAAGAAGCAAGGGAACTTGCTAAATCTGTTGATGTAATGCTTATTGTTGGAGGGAGGAACAGTTCAAATACAACCAAGCTTTATCAAATTTCAAAAAGCGTAAACGAAAGAAGCTACCATATTGAATCTAAGGAAGAAGTAAGTAAAAGTTGGTTTGTAGGAGCAAGAAGCGTAGGAATTACTGCAGGGGCTTCAACACCCCAGTGGGTTATAAAAGAGGTTATAGATTATATTAAAGACTTATGTAAAGGGGGAGAGATAAGTGGAAGGGGAATTTGCAAAACTTCTGGAAGAGAGCTTCAAACGTCTTGA
- a CDS encoding S1 RNA-binding domain-containing protein has product MEGEFAKLLEESFKRLDNEVITGTVVKITNSEVFVDFGWKSEGIVPIKELGYKPKIGEQIDVCVVESETEEGYALLSVNCARSIKEWKRLADEIEKKGIVKGRIKQRVRGGYKVRLEEGLTVFLPMSQVDIMPVLKPDDWLDRVIEAKVLSIDRKRRSIVISRRKLLEERRSKMRKQTLKKLKEGDVVEGIVKNIVDFGIFVDVEGVDGLVHKSDISWSGLKTPFDVAKIGDRIKVKIKKIEYDKERLVLSIKMITNDPWENIEERFRVGDTVEGVVAKEDKSGYYIELEGDVAGFVPIETLPKGIKLKYHHKYKFLVEKIDKEARRVILKWQEEHQK; this is encoded by the coding sequence GTGGAAGGGGAATTTGCAAAACTTCTGGAAGAGAGCTTCAAACGTCTTGACAATGAGGTAATTACAGGAACAGTTGTTAAAATTACAAACAGTGAGGTTTTTGTTGACTTTGGTTGGAAGTCAGAAGGGATAGTTCCTATAAAGGAACTTGGTTATAAACCGAAAATTGGTGAACAGATAGATGTTTGTGTTGTTGAATCGGAAACAGAAGAAGGATATGCTCTTTTGTCCGTAAATTGTGCCCGTTCCATTAAAGAGTGGAAAAGGTTAGCAGATGAAATAGAAAAGAAGGGAATTGTTAAAGGTAGAATAAAACAGAGAGTGAGGGGAGGGTATAAGGTTCGCTTAGAAGAAGGACTTACAGTCTTTCTACCTATGTCTCAGGTAGATATCATGCCGGTTTTAAAACCAGATGATTGGCTTGATAGAGTTATAGAAGCGAAAGTTCTATCTATAGATAGGAAGAGAAGAAGTATCGTTATCTCAAGACGTAAGCTTTTAGAAGAAAGAAGATCGAAGATGCGCAAACAGACCCTCAAAAAACTAAAAGAGGGGGATGTTGTAGAGGGTATTGTTAAGAATATAGTAGATTTTGGAATATTTGTTGATGTAGAGGGAGTAGATGGTCTTGTTCACAAAAGCGACATTTCTTGGTCAGGTCTTAAGACTCCGTTTGATGTAGCAAAAATAGGTGATAGGATAAAAGTTAAGATTAAGAAAATTGAGTACGATAAGGAAAGGCTTGTTTTAAGTATAAAAATGATAACTAACGATCCTTGGGAAAATATAGAAGAAAGATTTAGAGTAGGAGACACGGTAGAGGGAGTTGTTGCTAAGGAGGATAAATCTGGATACTACATAGAACTTGAAGGTGACGTAGCAGGTTTTGTTCCTATAGAAACTCTTCCAAAAGGGATTAAATTAAAGTATCACCACAAATACAAATTTCTTGTGGAGAAGATAGATAAGGAGGCAAGGAGAGTTATTCTAAAATGGCAGGAAGAACACCAGAAATAA